In Chromatiales bacterium, the genomic stretch AGCCCCGAGCAGTTCGAGGCCGCGCACTCCGGCAGGCGCAAAGGTATCCACTAAAACCTGGGAACTCCACGTCGACCACCACGGCAGAGCTGTACGGCCCACCCCAACACATGCGCCAGTCCAGGTTGCAATTGTTGGCCTGGGTGCCGCTTTCAGGACCAGCTAGAACGGGGTAAGGTGCAGCGAAGCCCCGCCACGGCGTGCTAACTGCAGAGCTTCAGAGGGATATATGGCCATTCAGATCACGCGCCACTTCGCAACAGTCAATGGAGAACGCCAGGTTCATTACCGGCGCGCGGGCTCGGGCTCACCAGTGATTCTGCTGCACCAGTCGCCCACCTCATCGCGTGAATATATTCCGCTCATTCAGGAACTCGCCGGCAAGGGCTTTACCGTGTTTTCACCTGACACGCCAGGTAACGGTATGTCAGACCCGTTCCCGGGTGACGAATGGGCGCCCATGGAAGTGTTCGCCGACGGCATCGTGAACCTGATGGATGAATTGGGCATAAAGAAAGCGCCCATTTATGGCTATCACACCGGTGGCATTTGCGCACTGGCCCTCTGCTTGCACCACCCCGACCGTTTTACCGTGGCCATCATGAATGGCTACATACAGCTGGACAAAGATGAGGTCGACGAAATTCTGCAGCACTACCTGCCGGCGGTGGTGCCTGACTGGAGTGGCTCGCACCTGACCTGGACATGGTCGCGCTTTCGCGAACAACTGCTGTTCTTTCCCTGGTTCCGCAAGGATCTGGCACGGCGCCTCAACTACGACGTGCCGGCACCTGCAGGCACGCATCTGGCCGTGATGGATTTCCTCAGATGCCAGGATTATCGCAGCGCGTATCACGCCGCATTCCTTTTCGACACCGTCAATGCGGTGAAGAACATGAAGGGGAACATGGTCATCACCACGGCGAAAACCGATGTGCTGGCCAGGTATCACCCGCTATTGAAGGACGTGCCGCCCAACATCACGCTGCTGAACCCGGCAAATCCGGATGAGTCAAAAGAGCAGTTCATCAAGGTTTTAGCTGACAACGCCACATCAGACGCCGCACCGGTGCTCGCACAGACAAAGCCCATGCCCGGTAAAATCTGGCAGGAGTATTTCCAGGTTGATGGCGGGTCGATCTACGCCCGTCGCAACACGGACGGCACAGGGCGCCCCATCGTGTTCATTCATGCCAGCGCTGGCTCAAGCTACAGCATGGACAAGTTCATGAAGCCGTTGATCGGCAAGCGCCCGGTCATCGCGTTCGACTTGCCGGGCAATGGTGAGTCCGACAATCCCATGGGCACGACGGTGACGGTGGAAGCGCAAGCTGAATACCTGGCGCAAGCCATCAAAGCCGCAGGCTACACCGAGGTCGATCTGTTCGGGTATTGGGGCGGCTGTGCCGTGGCCGTGGAATTGGCTGTACAGAACCCGGACCTTGTGAAACACGTCGCAACGCCCACGTTGATGGTCTTGCCCGATGCCGTGCGTGATGAGTACCTGGCGCGTTACACACCGACCATTGAACTGGA encodes the following:
- a CDS encoding alpha/beta fold hydrolase, with the protein product MAIQITRHFATVNGERQVHYRRAGSGSPVILLHQSPTSSREYIPLIQELAGKGFTVFSPDTPGNGMSDPFPGDEWAPMEVFADGIVNLMDELGIKKAPIYGYHTGGICALALCLHHPDRFTVAIMNGYIQLDKDEVDEILQHYLPAVVPDWSGSHLTWTWSRFREQLLFFPWFRKDLARRLNYDVPAPAGTHLAVMDFLRCQDYRSAYHAAFLFDTVNAVKNMKGNMVITTAKTDVLARYHPLLKDVPPNITLLNPANPDESKEQFIKVLADNATSDAAPVLAQTKPMPGKIWQEYFQVDGGSIYARRNTDGTGRPIVFIHASAGSSYSMDKFMKPLIGKRPVIAFDLPGNGESDNPMGTTVTVEAQAEYLAQAIKAAGYTEVDLFGYWGGCAVAVELAVQNPDLVKHVATPTLMVLPDAVRDEYLARYTPTIELEDYGIHWLKVWNMVRDQELFSPWYIRKKEHIIRDHEPNIAPAVIHRRTVDLFKSLDIYQSAYGAHFSYPVLKKLPQVACPILLNDAAGGTRQALTASKAATAKALPNNPAALASELLSFFG